In Bacillota bacterium, the sequence AGGTCAAACCATAGGACATTGGCCGCTGCTCAATTTCCTCCAGGTCAAATCCTACTCCATCGTCGCTAATGACCATGCGAATCACGCTCTCATCCTGACTAAGGGAAACGGACAAGTTGCTGGCTTGGGCGTGGCGAAGAGTATTGGCCACTGCCTCTTGGAAAATCCGCAGCAGATTGTTCTCTGCGGCGGGAGTCAGATCCAGCTCCCAGTCACCTTTGATTTGACACCGAATTAGCCCCCGGCCCTCTAGTTCTGCCAGCACCGACTGGATTGCCTGGGGCAAGGATTCATCGGTCAATTCCACCGGCCGCAGATGGAGCAGCAAAGCCCGCATCTCCCTTTGGGCCTGTTGCGCCAGCTTCTCAATGTGAGCTACACCCTCCCGAGCGCGCTCAGGGTCCTGGGCCAACAATCTTTGGGTCGCGGCAGCAGTCATGGCCAGAGCAAAGAGCTGTTGACTTACTGCGTCATGGAGTTCCCGGGCCAAGCGTTGGCGTTCCGCCATCATCCCAACCTCCTGGGCCTTGGCGGCCAGCTCCTCCTTTTCATCGGCCAACCGCCGGAGCCGCAGGGTCTGCTCCTGCCACCGCTGCGCCATGGCATTGAGCTGCTCCCTGAGTTCATCGGTCCTGGCATCATAGCCCCAACGACCCCACCGCCAATGCAGGTTTCCTTCCGTCAGCATTCGGGCACCATGACGCAAGTCATCAAGGTCCTTCATCAATCCCCGCAAAGAAGCGGTGGCCATCAACACGGCACTGATCACCGCCGCTGCTGCCCCCGCCAACACCACGGCCATCAGTCCCGACGGGGACAACAGCCACACTTCGGTGCCCGCTGTCCAACCGCCGTTGGCCCCCAAAAGCACCAGGACCACAACTCCAAGGGTCACTAACCCCACCAATAGATACCGAGTAATCTCCCGAAGCAATAGGGTTTTGCCGGCCTTCTTACGCATGACGGATCACGACATCCCCCAGTTTCATGTTGAAAAAGAGACGAACTCGCTTCTCTGCCGTGGAGAAGCCAGGACTGGTCCAGGAGAGCTCCCTGCCGAGACCACTGAACTCATCACCGAAGATGGAAATGTCCCCCAGGCTGATCCGGGCATGGACCATGATCCCCAGATCCCGAGGTACTAATATTTCCACCCCTCCCAGTCCACTGACAAACTCTAGGGTGACTTCATCCTTGGCCATCATCGCCTGGGATAAATCGAGGCGAATACCGCCCAACATCGTCTCAAAGCGGGTGTCGTTAAGTTC encodes:
- a CDS encoding sensor histidine kinase; translated protein: MRKKAGKTLLLREITRYLLVGLVTLGVVVLVLLGANGGWTAGTEVWLLSPSGLMAVVLAGAAAAVISAVLMATASLRGLMKDLDDLRHGARMLTEGNLHWRWGRWGYDARTDELREQLNAMAQRWQEQTLRLRRLADEKEELAAKAQEVGMMAERQRLARELHDAVSQQLFALAMTAAATQRLLAQDPERAREGVAHIEKLAQQAQREMRALLLHLRPVELTDESLPQAIQSVLAELEGRGLIRCQIKGDWELDLTPAAENNLLRIFQEAVANTLRHAQASNLSVSLSQDESVIRMVISDDGVGFDLEEIEQRPMSYGLTSMQERARECGGRVKVVTMPGRGTRIDVQIPRV